The nucleotide sequence GAACGACGTGGACCTCGCCATCGAAGAGGGCGCTTTGGTCGCCATCATCGGCAGCTCGGGCTGCGGCAAGACCACGTTGCTGAAAATGGTGAACGCGCTGGTGATGCCCGACGAGGGCGAGGTGCTCGTGCACGGGCAGGCCACGTCGAGCGTCGATCCCATCGAGCTGCGCCGCACCGTCGGCTACGCCATCCAGGGCAGCGTGCTGTTCCCCCACCTCAGCGTGGAGCAGAACATCGCATACGTGCCCACGCTGCTGAACAAGCGCGATCGCCGCCGCACCGAGGCGGCCGTGGAGAAGTGGATGGACATTATCGGGCTGCCGCGCGACATCATGGACCGCTACCCCGCCGAGCTGTCGGGCGGTCAGGCGCAGCGCGTCGGCATCGCCCGCGCGCTGGCAGCCAGCCCCGATATCCTGCTGGCCGACGAGCCGTTCAGCGCCGTGGACGCCATCACCCGCAGCAGCCTGCAGGACGAGATCAAGCGCATCCACCGGCAGACGGGCATCACCGTGCTGTTCGTGACACACGACATCGACGAGGCGCTCGACCTCGGCGACAAGGTGCTGGTCATGGAAGCCGGCCGCGCCGTGCAGTTCGCGCCGCCCTGCGAGATCCTGCGCAGCCCCGCCACCGAGTTCGTCGACCGCCTGGTCTCCCGCAAGCAGAGCGTGTACGCGCGATAGGGCCGCACGAGCGTGACAAAGGGACGGGGATAATGTCTCACTCCCCGCTGTGCTCGAAAGCAGTAGGGCTCCCGAGAGTGTGACATTATCCCCGTCCCTTTGTCACGCCCCCAAACATTCCGCTACGCGCACGTAAACGATGCCCATGCCGAGCTTGCTCGCCGTGTCGGCGCCTTACGATTGGTTCCAGCGTACCGTTCGTCCGAAAGATGGGAGAAACCATGTCCGACAAGAAAACGCCCGAGGAAAACGGCTCCGAGGAAAAGATCGTCATCCCCAGCAACGAGGAGGTCTTGGAAGTCGTCGAAACGCCCGACGAGATCGATGTCATCGATGTGGGCAACAAGGAGTCCGCCAAGATCATCGAGAACTGGTCGGAAGCCAAGTAGGCAGCCAAGACGCGCCTCTGCATTCCTGCTGTCCGCATCAGGCGTGCGCCCGATGCGGACAGCGCTTGGTGCTCGGGCACCGGCAAGCTGCGCGCAACCAACGCTTCACGGGAAATATTTCTCAAACTTCTTAAAAATAGCCGTTGACAGAGAAGATGGTTACCGGCATAATAGCTTTTGCTGTTTCGACGTGCGCCGTTACCTCAGCTGGATAGAGGGACTGACTACGAATCAGTACGTCGGGGGTTCGAATCCCTCACGGCGCACCATTTCAGCACTTTCATTCCGCAACGACTGGCAGCAGCACGTGCGGTTTTTTTATTGGTCGAGCGAAAGGGACTTTGTTGAAGGTTCGAAAATCGAAACCTCACAGTAAGTAGTCCTCCTTCGATTCCCTTACGTCGGCGGTCGAAGGACGACTGCCTGCGAGCAAACACGTAAGGGAATTCACATGCTCTATCTCTCTCAAATGATGGGAAAGCCCGTCGTCGATGCGACCGGCGAGAAGATCGGCACGATCTCCGACCTGGCCATCTCCACCGGCGAGGTGTTCCCCCGCATCACCAGCCTGGCCTTCCAGGGGCCGGGCAAGGTCCCGTTCATGATCTCGTGGCGCAAGTACGTCGAGGAGTTCGACGAGGACGGCATCAGGCTGTCCGTGCCGGCCCACGACATCCGCTTCAGCTATCTGCAGCCCGAGGAGATCCTGCTGGCGCGCGACCTTCTGAATCGCCAGATCGTGGACACGCAGGGCATGAAGGTCGTGCGCGTGAACGACCTGAAGCTCTCCATCTCGGGCACGCAGCTGCGCCTGCTGGGCGCCGAGGTGGGGGCGCGCGGCATCCTGCGCGGCCTGGCGCCGTGGCTCGAGCGCGCCGTGGTGGCCGTGGCGAAGGTATTCGGCAAGCGCATCGACGAGCAGATCATCGCCTGGAACTACATGGACCTGCTCGACCGCGACCTGTCCGAGGTGCAGCTGTCCGTGACGCACAAGCGCCTGGACGAGCTGCATCCCGCCGACGTGGCCGACATCTTGGAGCAGCTTGACCCCCAGCAGCGTGCCAACGTGTTCCAGCACTTGGACGACGCCCAGGCCACCGAGGCCATCTCCGAGATGGAGGACGAGTACCAGGCCGACTTCATCGAGGACTTGGACGACGCCCGTGCCGCCGGCCTGCTGGGCAGCATGGACCCGGACGACGCGGCCGACATCGTGCGCGACCTGTCCTACGAGAAGGCCGAGACGCTGCTGCGCCTGATGGGCGTGGAGGACGCCACCGAGATCCGCCGCCTGCTGGGCTACAAGGACGGCACGGCCGGCGGCATGATGACCACGCAGTTCGTGTCAGTGCACGCCACCGACACGGTCGGCGAGGTCATCGAGGTGCTGCGCGAGCTTCCCGAGGACCACCCCACCGTTCACTACGTCTACGTGCTCGACGAGTACGACGAGTTCGAGGGCGTTCTCAGCCTGCGCACCC is from Gordonibacter urolithinfaciens and encodes:
- a CDS encoding ABC transporter ATP-binding protein, with product METTSAQTRRSGSFDPDSLTASARDDKREAADGVRNDGRCRTASAQDDTCAPAVAFEHVTKRFGDAVAVNDVDLAIEEGALVAIIGSSGCGKTTLLKMVNALVMPDEGEVLVHGQATSSVDPIELRRTVGYAIQGSVLFPHLSVEQNIAYVPTLLNKRDRRRTEAAVEKWMDIIGLPRDIMDRYPAELSGGQAQRVGIARALAASPDILLADEPFSAVDAITRSSLQDEIKRIHRQTGITVLFVTHDIDEALDLGDKVLVMEAGRAVQFAPPCEILRSPATEFVDRLVSRKQSVYAR
- a CDS encoding magnesium transporter is translated as MLYLSQMMGKPVVDATGEKIGTISDLAISTGEVFPRITSLAFQGPGKVPFMISWRKYVEEFDEDGIRLSVPAHDIRFSYLQPEEILLARDLLNRQIVDTQGMKVVRVNDLKLSISGTQLRLLGAEVGARGILRGLAPWLERAVVAVAKVFGKRIDEQIIAWNYMDLLDRDLSEVQLSVTHKRLDELHPADVADILEQLDPQQRANVFQHLDDAQATEAISEMEDEYQADFIEDLDDARAAGLLGSMDPDDAADIVRDLSYEKAETLLRLMGVEDATEIRRLLGYKDGTAGGMMTTQFVSVHATDTVGEVIEVLRELPEDHPTVHYVYVLDEYDEFEGVLSLRTLVLTDDARPVGDVMYEDVISVPPDETEEDVAADIFKYELPAMPVVDEHNMLLGIVTVDDAWDAIEEDVSGDKTKATALKAVGIVLASLLFLGLYTLVLLQVIGYAGR